The Streptomyces sp. P9-A4 genome contains a region encoding:
- a CDS encoding response regulator, whose product MLVVDDNKVIRQLIRVNLELEGFEVVTAADGAECLDVVHRVRPDVVTLDVVMPRLDGIKTAERLRADPRTSHLPVAIISACGEHEVAGGVASGVDAFLAKPFEPTELVRVVRQLLHRERRERPEAGGSAGSDGPDGGEDPAAADDRPIDDRPTNDRPFDGRTSQNASGHC is encoded by the coding sequence GTGCTCGTTGTCGATGACAACAAGGTGATCCGGCAGTTGATCAGGGTCAATCTCGAACTCGAGGGGTTCGAGGTCGTGACCGCGGCCGATGGTGCCGAGTGTCTGGATGTCGTGCACCGGGTCCGTCCCGATGTCGTCACCCTCGACGTCGTCATGCCCCGCTTGGACGGGATCAAGACCGCCGAGCGATTGCGGGCCGACCCGAGGACCAGTCATCTGCCGGTCGCGATCATCAGTGCCTGCGGGGAGCACGAGGTCGCCGGCGGGGTCGCCTCCGGCGTCGACGCCTTTCTCGCCAAGCCCTTCGAGCCCACCGAACTCGTCCGCGTCGTGCGCCAGCTGCTCCACCGTGAGCGTCGCGAGCGGCCCGAGGCCGGCGGGTCCGCCGGATCCGACGGGCCCGACGGGGGAGAGGACCCGGCCGCAGCCGACGACCGCCCGATAGACGACCGCCCCACGAACGACCGGCCGTTCGACGGCCGTACCTCCCAGAACGCGTCCGGTCACTGCTGA
- the nrtL gene encoding ArgS-related anticodon-binding protein NrtL: MTPADLSLTVLHAVRRAVDDGALRVDVPPRVKVERARPGGAGEYASNIALTLAGPSGRSALDVAGILRERLRDVPGLRCVEITGPGFLNFILRRDAAGELVRAVRDAGAAYGSGTALAGTTVRFADPKDTAGPRAALVTRTVVRLLRSQGADAGFGGTERIHVREGAYDSGALDGLGSDAAHWALLRAAPQDRPLDGPPLLVQHERNALFRVRYAHSRVRRLLVNGAQLGVVPSYGDGDAPALLGTALPAAEDPVLLGALRDHPPVLLAAARHRAPDRVARHLETIADALLAFQHGVLPLGDEKPSAAHRSRLALAEAAGTVLAGGLSVLGISAPDRI; encoded by the coding sequence GTGACCCCCGCGGACCTCTCCCTCACCGTGCTGCACGCCGTGCGCCGTGCGGTCGACGACGGTGCGCTGCGGGTCGACGTGCCTCCCCGGGTCAAGGTCGAGCGGGCCCGGCCCGGTGGTGCGGGGGAGTACGCCAGCAACATCGCCCTCACCCTCGCCGGGCCCTCCGGACGCAGCGCCCTCGATGTCGCCGGGATCCTGCGGGAACGCCTCCGTGACGTCCCCGGGCTCCGATGCGTCGAGATCACCGGGCCCGGATTCCTCAACTTCATCCTGCGGCGCGACGCCGCCGGCGAGCTCGTCCGGGCCGTCCGGGACGCCGGAGCCGCGTACGGCAGCGGTACCGCCCTCGCCGGGACCACCGTCCGCTTCGCCGACCCGAAGGACACGGCCGGGCCGCGCGCCGCCCTCGTCACCCGGACCGTCGTCCGGCTGCTGCGGAGCCAGGGCGCCGACGCCGGGTTCGGCGGCACCGAGCGGATCCACGTACGGGAAGGGGCGTACGACTCCGGCGCCCTCGACGGCCTCGGTAGCGACGCCGCCCACTGGGCCCTGCTCCGCGCCGCGCCCCAGGACCGGCCCCTCGACGGACCGCCCCTCCTCGTCCAGCACGAGCGCAACGCCCTCTTCCGGGTCCGGTACGCCCACTCCCGCGTGCGGCGGCTGCTCGTCAACGGCGCACAGCTCGGCGTCGTCCCCTCGTACGGCGACGGCGACGCACCCGCACTCCTCGGCACCGCCCTCCCGGCAGCCGAAGACCCCGTTCTCCTCGGCGCCCTCCGCGACCACCCCCCCGTCCTCCTGGCCGCCGCCCGCCACCGCGCCCCCGATCGGGTCGCCCGGCATCTGGAGACCATCGCCGACGCGCTGCTCGCGTTCCAGCACGGTGTTCTGCCGCTCGGCGACGAGAAACCCTCGGCCGCCCATCGTTCCCGGCTCGCGCTCGCCGAAGCCGCCGGGACGGTGCTCGCCGGTGGCCTCTCCGTGCTCGGCATCAGCGCACCCGATCGGATCTGA
- the lysA gene encoding diaminopimelate decarboxylase: MSRSAHPAGPRHADVLPEGHYSAPPADLNVLDPKVWARTVERDARGVVTLGGIGVDALAEEFGTPAYFLDETDFRARCRAWAEAFGKDADVFYAGKAFLSRAVVRWLQEEGLNLDVCSGGELATALSAGMPAERIAFHGNNKSEDEIRIAVEAGVGRIVLDSFQEIVRVAHIAQSLGKRQRVQIRVTVGVEAHTHEFIATAHEDQKFGLALAGGQAAEAVRRALRLDGLELIGIHSHIGSQIFDMAGFEVSARRVVQLLAEVRDEHGVELPEIDLGGGLGIAYTSEDDPREPHEIAKALGEIVTRECEAAGLATPRISVEPGRAIVGPTAFTLYRVGTIKPLEGLRTYVSVDGGMSDNIRTALYDAEYSVSLVSRTSDAEPMLSRVVGKHCESGDIVVRDAFLPSDLAPGDLIAVPATGAYCRSMASNYNHALRPPVVAVRDGEARVIVRRETEEDLLRLDVG; the protein is encoded by the coding sequence ATGAGTCGTTCCGCCCACCCCGCAGGGCCCCGTCACGCCGATGTCCTCCCCGAGGGCCACTACTCCGCGCCGCCCGCCGACCTCAACGTCCTCGACCCCAAGGTCTGGGCCCGGACGGTGGAGCGGGACGCGCGCGGTGTCGTCACCCTCGGGGGCATCGGCGTCGACGCCCTCGCCGAGGAGTTCGGCACCCCCGCCTACTTCCTCGACGAGACCGACTTCCGCGCCCGCTGCCGCGCCTGGGCCGAGGCCTTCGGCAAGGACGCCGACGTGTTCTACGCCGGGAAGGCGTTCCTCTCGCGGGCCGTCGTGCGGTGGCTCCAGGAGGAGGGGCTGAACCTCGACGTGTGCTCCGGCGGGGAACTCGCCACCGCCCTCTCCGCCGGGATGCCCGCCGAGCGCATCGCCTTCCACGGCAACAACAAGAGCGAGGACGAGATCCGCATCGCCGTCGAGGCCGGCGTGGGGCGGATCGTGCTCGACTCCTTCCAGGAGATCGTGCGGGTCGCGCACATCGCCCAGTCCCTCGGGAAGCGGCAGCGGGTGCAGATCCGCGTCACCGTCGGCGTCGAGGCCCACACGCACGAGTTCATCGCCACCGCGCACGAGGACCAGAAGTTCGGTCTCGCGCTCGCCGGCGGGCAGGCCGCCGAGGCCGTACGCCGGGCGCTGAGGCTCGACGGCCTCGAACTCATCGGCATCCACTCGCACATCGGCTCGCAGATCTTCGACATGGCCGGCTTCGAGGTCTCCGCCCGCCGGGTCGTGCAGCTGCTCGCCGAGGTCCGTGACGAGCACGGGGTGGAGCTGCCCGAGATCGACCTGGGCGGCGGCCTCGGCATCGCGTACACCTCCGAGGACGACCCGCGCGAGCCGCACGAGATCGCCAAGGCGCTCGGCGAGATCGTGACGCGCGAGTGCGAGGCCGCCGGGCTCGCCACGCCCCGCATCTCGGTCGAGCCGGGGCGCGCGATCGTCGGGCCCACCGCCTTCACCCTCTACCGGGTGGGCACGATCAAGCCCCTCGAAGGGCTGCGGACGTACGTGAGTGTCGACGGCGGCATGTCGGACAACATCCGCACCGCCCTGTACGACGCCGAGTACAGCGTCAGTCTCGTCTCGCGGACCAGTGACGCCGAGCCGATGCTGTCGCGGGTCGTCGGCAAGCACTGCGAGAGCGGCGACATCGTCGTACGGGACGCCTTCCTGCCCTCGGACCTGGCGCCCGGCGACCTCATCGCCGTGCCGGCCACCGGCGCGTACTGCCGCTCCATGGCCAGCAACTACAACCACGCGCTCCGGCCGCCCGTCGTCGCCGTCCGTGACGGCGAGGCACGGGTCATCGTGCGGCGCGAGACGGAGGAAGATCTCCTGCGTCTCGACGTCGGATGA
- a CDS encoding homoserine dehydrogenase: MRTRPLKVALLGCGVVGSEVARIMTTHADDLAARIGAPVELAGVAVRRPDKVREGIAPELITTDATALVKRGDIDVVIEVIGGVEPARTLITTAFEHGASVVSANKALLAQDGATLHAAAEQHGQDLYYEAAVAGAIPLVRPLRESLAGDKINRVMGIVNGTTNFILDKMDTSGAGYSEALDEATALGYAEADPTADVEGFDAAAKAAILAGIAFHTRVRLDDVYREGMTEVTAADFASAKQMGCTVKLLAICERAADGGSVTARVHPAMIPLSHPLASVREAYNAVFVEAEAAGQLMFYGPGAGGSPTASAVLGDLVAVCRNKLNEAKGPGESAYTQLPVSSMGEVVTRYHISLDVADKPGVLAQVATVFAEHGVSIDTVRQHVRQDGDGEASLVVVTHRAPDAALSGTVEALRKLDTVRGVASIMRVEGE, from the coding sequence ATGCGTACGCGTCCGCTGAAGGTGGCGCTGCTGGGCTGTGGAGTGGTCGGCTCAGAGGTGGCGCGCATCATGACGACGCACGCCGACGACCTCGCCGCGCGCATCGGCGCCCCGGTCGAGCTCGCCGGCGTGGCGGTCCGCCGCCCGGACAAGGTCCGTGAGGGGATCGCGCCCGAGCTGATCACCACCGACGCCACCGCCCTGGTCAAACGGGGCGACATCGACGTCGTCATCGAGGTCATCGGCGGGGTCGAGCCGGCCCGCACCCTCATCACCACCGCCTTCGAGCACGGCGCCTCCGTCGTCTCGGCGAACAAGGCGCTGCTCGCCCAGGACGGCGCGACGCTCCACGCCGCCGCCGAGCAGCACGGCCAGGACCTCTACTACGAGGCCGCCGTCGCCGGCGCCATCCCGCTGGTCCGCCCGCTGCGCGAGTCCCTCGCCGGCGACAAGATCAACCGGGTCATGGGCATCGTCAACGGCACGACCAACTTCATCCTCGACAAGATGGACACCTCCGGCGCCGGCTACTCCGAGGCGCTCGACGAGGCCACCGCCCTCGGTTACGCGGAGGCCGACCCGACCGCCGACGTCGAGGGCTTCGACGCCGCCGCCAAGGCCGCCATCCTCGCCGGGATCGCCTTCCACACGCGCGTGCGCCTCGACGACGTCTACCGCGAGGGCATGACCGAGGTCACCGCCGCCGACTTCGCCTCCGCCAAGCAGATGGGCTGCACCGTCAAGCTGCTCGCCATCTGCGAGCGGGCCGCCGACGGCGGGTCCGTCACCGCGCGCGTGCACCCCGCGATGATCCCGCTGAGCCACCCGCTCGCCTCCGTCCGCGAGGCGTACAACGCGGTCTTCGTCGAGGCGGAGGCCGCCGGGCAGCTCATGTTCTACGGCCCCGGCGCCGGCGGCTCTCCGACCGCCTCGGCCGTCCTCGGCGACCTCGTCGCCGTGTGCCGCAACAAGCTCAACGAGGCCAAGGGCCCCGGCGAGTCCGCGTACACCCAGCTGCCCGTGAGCTCCATGGGCGAGGTCGTGACGCGGTACCACATCAGTCTCGACGTGGCCGACAAGCCGGGCGTCCTCGCCCAGGTGGCGACGGTCTTCGCCGAGCACGGTGTCTCCATCGACACCGTGCGCCAGCACGTTCGCCAGGACGGAGACGGCGAGGCCTCCCTCGTCGTCGTCACCCACCGCGCGCCCGACGCCGCCCTCTCCGGGACCGTCGAGGCGCTGCGCAAGCTCGACACCGTGCGCGGTGTCGCCAGCATCATGCGTGTTGAAGGGGAGTAA
- the thrC gene encoding threonine synthase, giving the protein MTHKGTHQWRGIIEEYRDRLPVTDATPVVTLREGGTPLVPAQVLSERTGCEVHLKVEGANPTGSFKDRGMTMAISKAKEEGAQAVICASTGNTSASAAAYAVRAGMVSAVLVPQGKIALGKMGQALVHGAKILQVDGNFDDCLTLARSLSENYPVALVNSVNPVRIEGQKTAAFEIVDMLGDAPDIHVLPVGNAGNITAYWKGYREYAADGLATHRPRMWGFQASGSAPLVRGEVVKDPSTIATAIRIGNPASWDYAIAARDESGGFIDEVTDREILRAYRLLAAQEGVFVEPASAASVAGLLKAAEQGKVDPGQTIVCTVTGNGLKDPDWAVAGAPQPVTVPVDAAAAAERLGLA; this is encoded by the coding sequence ATGACCCACAAGGGCACCCACCAGTGGCGCGGCATCATCGAGGAGTACCGGGACCGCCTTCCGGTCACGGACGCGACGCCGGTCGTCACGCTCCGTGAGGGCGGCACGCCGCTCGTCCCCGCTCAGGTCCTCTCCGAGCGCACGGGCTGCGAGGTGCACCTCAAGGTCGAGGGCGCCAACCCCACCGGCTCCTTCAAGGACCGGGGCATGACCATGGCCATCTCCAAGGCCAAGGAGGAGGGCGCGCAGGCCGTCATCTGCGCCTCCACCGGCAACACCTCCGCCTCGGCCGCGGCCTACGCGGTACGGGCCGGGATGGTGTCGGCCGTCCTCGTGCCGCAGGGCAAGATCGCGCTCGGCAAGATGGGCCAGGCCCTGGTGCACGGCGCGAAGATCCTCCAGGTCGACGGCAACTTCGACGACTGCCTGACGCTGGCCCGCAGCCTCTCCGAGAACTACCCGGTGGCGCTGGTCAATTCGGTCAACCCGGTCCGTATCGAGGGCCAGAAGACCGCCGCCTTCGAGATCGTGGACATGCTGGGCGACGCGCCCGACATCCACGTCCTGCCCGTGGGCAACGCCGGCAACATCACGGCGTACTGGAAGGGGTACCGCGAGTACGCCGCCGACGGTCTCGCCACCCACCGCCCGCGCATGTGGGGCTTCCAGGCCTCCGGCTCCGCGCCGCTGGTGCGCGGCGAGGTCGTCAAGGACCCGTCGACGATCGCCACCGCGATCCGCATCGGCAACCCGGCCTCGTGGGACTACGCGATCGCCGCGCGCGACGAGTCGGGCGGCTTCATCGACGAGGTGACGGACCGTGAGATCCTGCGCGCCTACCGCCTGTTGGCGGCGCAGGAGGGCGTTTTCGTCGAGCCCGCCTCGGCCGCGTCGGTCGCCGGTCTGCTGAAGGCCGCCGAGCAGGGCAAGGTGGATCCCGGCCAGACGATCGTCTGCACCGTCACGGGCAACGGGCTCAAGGACCCCGACTGGGCCGTCGCCGGCGCGCCGCAGCCGGTCACCGTCCCGGTGGACGCGGCCGCCGCCGCCGAACGCCTCGGTCTGGCCTGA
- the thrB gene encoding homoserine kinase, with the protein MAGPAFRAAAVRVRVPATSANLGPGFDAFGLSLGLYDDVVVRVADSGLHVDIAGEGAETLPRDESHLLVRSLRTAFDLLGGQPRGLEVVCANRIPHGRGLGSSSAAICAGIVAARAVTIGGDARLDEAALLELATEIEGHPDNVAACLLGGFTLAWTESGAARAIRMDPSDSIVPVVFVPGKPVLTETARGLLPRTVPHVDAAANAGRAALLVEALTRRPELLLAATEDRLHQEYRAPAMPESLALVNRLRADGVPAVISGAGPTVLALAEHGTADKVARLAGEGWAANRLDLDASGASVLPLAP; encoded by the coding sequence ATGGCCGGTCCAGCGTTCCGCGCCGCCGCCGTACGGGTGCGCGTCCCCGCCACCAGCGCCAATCTCGGTCCGGGCTTCGACGCCTTCGGCCTGTCGCTGGGCCTCTACGACGACGTCGTCGTCCGTGTCGCCGACTCCGGGCTGCACGTCGACATCGCCGGCGAGGGTGCCGAGACGCTCCCGCGCGACGAGAGCCACCTGCTCGTACGCTCCCTGCGCACGGCCTTCGACCTGCTCGGCGGGCAGCCGCGCGGCCTCGAGGTCGTCTGCGCCAACCGCATCCCGCACGGCCGCGGCCTCGGTTCCTCCTCCGCCGCCATCTGCGCGGGCATCGTCGCCGCCCGCGCCGTGACCATAGGCGGGGACGCCCGGCTCGACGAGGCCGCCCTGCTGGAGCTGGCCACCGAGATCGAGGGCCACCCCGACAACGTCGCCGCCTGTCTGCTCGGCGGATTCACGCTCGCCTGGACCGAGTCCGGCGCCGCGCGGGCGATCAGGATGGACCCCTCGGACTCCATCGTTCCGGTGGTCTTCGTCCCCGGCAAGCCGGTACTGACCGAGACCGCCCGCGGACTCCTGCCGCGCACCGTCCCGCACGTGGACGCCGCCGCCAACGCCGGCCGCGCCGCCCTCCTCGTCGAGGCCCTGACCCGTCGCCCCGAACTGCTGCTCGCGGCCACCGAGGACCGGCTGCACCAGGAGTACCGGGCCCCCGCGATGCCCGAGAGCCTCGCCCTGGTCAACCGGCTGCGCGCGGACGGCGTCCCCGCGGTCATCTCCGGCGCGGGCCCCACGGTCCTCGCGCTGGCCGAACACGGGACGGCCGACAAGGTCGCCCGCCTGGCGGGCGAGGGCTGGGCGGCGAACCGGCTCGACCTCGACGCGTCCGGAGCGAGCGTCCTGCCGCTGGCGCCCTAG
- the rho gene encoding transcription termination factor Rho, producing the protein MSDTTDLMGVTADSSVDTPAPAAGAATGGTARRRRSGTGLDGMVLAELQQVASGLGIRGTARMRKSQLIEVIKEAQAGGSAAPAKTADAAADTKPKRRATAKARTGETAAEAAAPKAEKAAEKAVAPQQIDIPGQPASEDQPAGERRRRRATAPAGSPEGEAKAEAAQVVKTEARTDTQADAKAEAAVDGAEGRGRRDRGERGERGERGERRDRRDRQRDRGKGDEQQGGGQGGQRQRQGGQGQGQGQQSQGQGQGQQGGQQAGPQDDYDDGEGGRRGRRGRYRDRRGRRGRDDFQAGEPQVADDDVLIPVAGILDILDNYAFIRTSGYLPGPNDVYVSLAQVRKNGLRKGDHVTGAVRQPKEGERREKFNALVRLDSANGMAADSGRGRPEFNKLTPLYPQDRLRLETDPGVLTTRIIDLVSPIGKGQRGLIVAPPKTGKTMIMQAIANAITTNNPECHLMVVLVDERPEEVTDMQRSVKGEVISSTFDRPAEDHTTVAELAIERAKRLVELGHDVVVLLDSITRLGRAYNLAAPASGRILSGGVDSTALYPPKRFFGAARNIEDGGSLTILATALVDTGSRMDEVIFEEFKGTGNMELKLDRKLADKRIFPAVDVDASGTRKEEILLGADELAVTWKLRRVLHALDQQQAIELLLDKMKKTKSNGEFLLQIQKTTPGAANND; encoded by the coding sequence GTGAGCGACACCACCGATCTGATGGGCGTGACTGCCGACAGCAGTGTCGACACCCCCGCGCCCGCCGCAGGTGCTGCCACCGGCGGCACCGCACGGCGCCGCCGCTCCGGCACCGGCCTCGACGGCATGGTCCTGGCCGAGCTGCAGCAGGTCGCGTCCGGCCTCGGCATCAGGGGCACCGCGCGGATGCGCAAGAGCCAGCTGATCGAGGTCATCAAGGAGGCGCAGGCCGGAGGCTCCGCCGCGCCCGCCAAGACCGCCGACGCCGCTGCCGACACCAAGCCGAAGCGCCGTGCCACCGCCAAGGCGCGTACGGGCGAGACCGCGGCCGAGGCCGCCGCGCCCAAGGCGGAGAAGGCGGCCGAGAAGGCCGTCGCCCCGCAGCAGATCGACATCCCGGGCCAGCCGGCCTCGGAGGACCAGCCGGCCGGCGAGCGCCGTCGTCGCCGTGCCACCGCCCCCGCCGGTTCGCCGGAGGGCGAGGCCAAGGCCGAGGCCGCGCAGGTCGTGAAGACCGAGGCCCGCACCGACACGCAGGCCGACGCCAAGGCCGAGGCCGCCGTCGACGGCGCCGAGGGCCGTGGCCGCCGTGACCGCGGCGAGCGGGGCGAGCGCGGGGAGCGCGGCGAGCGCCGTGACCGCCGTGACCGTCAGCGCGACCGCGGCAAGGGCGACGAGCAGCAGGGCGGTGGCCAGGGCGGCCAGCGCCAGCGCCAGGGCGGCCAGGGCCAGGGTCAGGGCCAGCAGAGCCAGGGCCAGGGCCAGGGCCAGCAGGGCGGCCAGCAGGCCGGTCCGCAGGACGACTACGACGACGGCGAGGGCGGTCGTCGCGGCCGTCGGGGCCGTTACCGCGACCGTCGCGGGCGTCGTGGCCGTGACGACTTCCAGGCCGGCGAGCCGCAGGTCGCCGACGACGACGTCCTGATCCCCGTCGCGGGCATCCTCGACATCCTCGACAACTACGCGTTCATCCGGACCTCCGGCTACCTGCCCGGTCCGAACGACGTGTACGTCTCCCTCGCCCAGGTCCGCAAGAACGGCCTGCGCAAGGGTGACCACGTCACCGGCGCCGTGCGTCAGCCGAAGGAGGGCGAGCGCCGCGAGAAGTTCAACGCGCTGGTCCGCCTGGACTCGGCGAACGGCATGGCGGCCGACTCCGGCCGCGGCCGTCCGGAGTTCAACAAGCTGACCCCGCTCTACCCGCAGGACCGGCTCCGTCTGGAGACCGACCCGGGCGTGCTGACCACGCGGATCATCGACCTCGTGTCGCCGATCGGCAAGGGCCAGCGCGGTCTGATCGTGGCCCCGCCGAAGACCGGCAAGACCATGATCATGCAGGCCATCGCCAACGCGATCACCACCAACAACCCCGAGTGCCACCTGATGGTCGTCCTGGTCGACGAGCGTCCGGAAGAGGTCACCGACATGCAGCGGTCGGTCAAGGGCGAGGTCATCTCCTCGACCTTCGACCGTCCGGCCGAGGACCACACCACCGTCGCCGAGCTGGCCATCGAGCGCGCCAAGCGTCTCGTGGAGCTGGGTCACGACGTGGTCGTCCTGCTCGACTCGATCACCCGCCTGGGCCGCGCGTACAACCTCGCGGCGCCGGCCTCCGGCCGCATCCTGTCCGGTGGTGTCGACTCGACCGCCCTCTACCCGCCGAAGCGCTTCTTCGGTGCCGCGCGCAACATCGAGGACGGCGGCTCGCTGACCATCCTCGCCACCGCGCTGGTGGACACCGGTTCGCGCATGGACGAGGTGATCTTCGAGGAGTTCAAGGGCACCGGCAACATGGAGCTCAAGCTCGACCGGAAGCTCGCCGACAAGCGCATCTTCCCCGCGGTGGACGTCGACGCGTCCGGCACCCGCAAGGAGGAGATCCTGCTCGGCGCCGACGAGCTGGCCGTCACCTGGAAGCTGCGTCGTGTGCTCCACGCGCTCGACCAGCAGCAGGCGATCGAGCTGCTGCTCGACAAGATGAAGAAGACGAAGTCGAACGGCGAGTTCCTGCTCCAGATCCAGAAGACGACGCCGGGCGCCGCCAACAACGACTGA